Proteins encoded within one genomic window of Candidatus Baltobacteraceae bacterium:
- a CDS encoding LuxR C-terminal-related transcriptional regulator, translated as MARERGICIVCFKAPARAGQTVCKACNDAAKLRVRASRLRKSATVEHRRRLAFHESAGDFACGRYDYPEALLRYDEALKSAAIHVDDELRLSQKYAGTLFFGREPENARVWFERALNGYRAAGVTARNAETAGTLLLRLSRQYWLNADTVSALPLISEAIQLATLANSHAFSERANLAMAHYLILLGRHEAAEPFFERAGNVLRSDLPETRAVSLTQRAILYAAKGSRTEAYAHFEEAVTAAKALPDGYQITSIWDDYGSWAIALGDIATGQLCREQALFVARDRHIAWRVAYLSLRYADLLLELEQYDHARDLLLDALALDIATPCVVVLLATVGLKLSYVLDDEGLRRRCTNERAVDYALQSGEPGRIGPLLSATVRWHLARDEDDAAKALLHRGVASLLNADHAWDLLLDASRYGTEADRKRARTLLVARAKLPNGRVAAAYLLAFEGKQTKAARDFGTIGWRAHATKDKSSLKRSAFRTLLGDMTTLTRREEEVAHLVLKGLTNRAIARELAISEHTVESHMTSIMNRLGIRSRHQLTDSLSVGDSRMTPLV; from the coding sequence GTGGCACGAGAGCGGGGCATCTGCATCGTCTGCTTTAAAGCGCCGGCGCGTGCCGGACAGACGGTTTGCAAGGCTTGCAACGATGCGGCCAAGCTTCGCGTACGCGCGTCGCGCCTCCGGAAATCGGCGACCGTCGAGCACCGACGCAGACTCGCGTTTCACGAATCCGCGGGCGACTTCGCGTGCGGGCGATATGACTACCCCGAAGCACTCCTCCGTTACGACGAAGCACTCAAGTCGGCGGCGATCCACGTTGACGACGAACTTCGTCTTTCACAGAAGTACGCCGGCACGCTCTTCTTCGGCCGCGAACCGGAAAACGCGCGCGTATGGTTCGAGCGCGCGCTCAACGGTTATCGCGCAGCCGGCGTCACTGCCCGGAATGCCGAAACCGCCGGCACGTTACTGTTGCGGTTATCGCGTCAATATTGGCTTAACGCCGACACAGTCTCCGCGTTGCCGCTCATTAGCGAGGCAATTCAACTCGCGACGCTGGCCAACAGCCACGCGTTTTCCGAGCGTGCGAACCTTGCAATGGCGCACTATCTGATTCTGCTCGGCCGGCATGAAGCGGCCGAACCGTTTTTCGAGCGCGCGGGAAACGTTCTCCGCAGCGATCTGCCCGAAACGCGTGCCGTGAGCTTGACGCAGCGCGCCATCTTGTACGCCGCAAAAGGCAGCCGAACCGAGGCGTACGCGCATTTCGAAGAGGCCGTCACCGCAGCCAAAGCCCTGCCGGACGGCTATCAGATCACGTCGATCTGGGACGACTACGGCAGTTGGGCGATTGCGCTCGGCGACATTGCAACCGGGCAGCTCTGTCGCGAACAGGCGCTCTTCGTCGCGCGCGACCGGCACATCGCGTGGCGCGTGGCTTATCTCTCGCTTCGTTACGCCGACCTGCTTTTAGAACTCGAGCAATACGACCACGCACGAGACCTGCTTCTCGACGCACTCGCACTCGACATTGCAACGCCTTGCGTCGTCGTGCTGCTCGCGACCGTTGGTCTGAAGCTCAGTTACGTCCTCGACGACGAGGGGCTGCGGCGACGCTGTACCAACGAGCGCGCCGTCGATTACGCACTGCAGTCCGGAGAACCGGGTCGCATTGGGCCGCTGCTCTCCGCAACCGTCCGCTGGCATCTCGCGCGCGATGAAGACGATGCAGCCAAAGCGTTACTCCACCGCGGCGTCGCTTCACTGCTTAACGCAGATCACGCGTGGGACTTACTTTTGGATGCGTCACGATACGGAACGGAAGCCGATCGGAAGCGCGCGCGAACCTTGCTCGTGGCACGCGCGAAGCTTCCGAACGGCCGCGTTGCCGCAGCTTACCTTCTCGCGTTCGAAGGCAAGCAAACGAAAGCGGCGCGCGACTTCGGCACCATCGGCTGGCGCGCGCACGCGACGAAAGATAAATCGTCGTTGAAACGATCCGCCTTCCGCACGTTGCTCGGGGATATGACGACTTTGACGAGACGCGAGGAAGAGGTCGCGCACCTCGTTCTCAAAGGCCTCACCAATCGTGCGATCGCGCGCGAACTCGCGATCAGCGAGCACACCGTTGAATCGCATATGACGTCGATCATGAACCGGCTCGGAATTCGCTCGCGCCACCAGCTCACCGATTCGCTTTCGGTTGGGGATTCCAGGATGACACCTCTAGTCTGA
- a CDS encoding tetratricopeptide repeat protein, translated as MILAAALAAVVTTQTSIAHGVFLYYAYARDASVAAFAKAAEQTPTPPLAYWGEALAYGPDLNTPMTAENFARGKAAIERAQALAANATPAERPYIDAMSLRYAGTWDNWTSDDAAYRQAMVALASSSPNDPNAQLLAAEALLEHGEATKRTIALIDGVLARFPNNAMANHLCIHAYDNLSDRSPALPCAQRLDTMALPPEAEHLAHMPAHFWIESGDYAKALASSERAYQMLLQLDAAGHRDLSQQRYASHDISVGYEAAMMLGNYATATRWANRLNGLVGAKFAALTALRFGRYADAAAAGSDELSGQWIAGAAAIHLGRLADAKAAEAATRKQYGTPTRGYIPQLFFARLAEAEGNDRDARAWLDRARDNQRADFYAEIIPFVPAGEALGGYLLRTQRYPEAIAAFDDCLARYPNDPRALFGLAQALAAQGKTAEAAQARSRFDAAWAGADTTLSIGDL; from the coding sequence GTGATACTCGCCGCGGCGTTGGCAGCCGTCGTCACGACGCAGACCTCTATCGCGCACGGCGTCTTCCTCTATTACGCGTACGCGCGCGACGCGTCCGTGGCGGCCTTCGCCAAGGCGGCCGAGCAGACGCCGACGCCGCCCCTGGCCTACTGGGGCGAGGCGCTAGCGTACGGCCCCGACCTCAACACGCCGATGACCGCCGAAAACTTCGCTCGCGGCAAAGCAGCCATCGAGCGCGCGCAAGCGCTCGCAGCGAACGCGACGCCGGCGGAGCGTCCGTATATCGACGCGATGAGCCTGCGGTATGCCGGCACGTGGGACAACTGGACGAGCGACGACGCCGCTTACCGCCAAGCGATGGTCGCGCTGGCCTCTTCTTCTCCAAACGATCCGAACGCGCAGCTGTTAGCGGCCGAAGCGCTGCTCGAGCACGGGGAGGCCACAAAGCGCACGATCGCACTGATCGACGGCGTTCTCGCCCGGTTTCCCAACAACGCAATGGCCAATCACCTGTGCATCCATGCCTACGACAACCTGTCCGATCGTTCGCCGGCGCTGCCGTGCGCGCAGCGTCTCGATACGATGGCCCTTCCGCCCGAGGCCGAGCATTTAGCGCACATGCCCGCACACTTTTGGATCGAGAGCGGCGACTATGCCAAAGCGTTGGCCTCGAGCGAGCGCGCGTATCAGATGCTGCTGCAGCTCGATGCGGCCGGCCACCGCGACCTGAGTCAGCAACGGTACGCATCGCACGACATCTCCGTGGGTTACGAGGCCGCGATGATGTTAGGCAACTACGCGACCGCGACGCGTTGGGCCAATCGTCTCAATGGCCTGGTCGGCGCAAAGTTCGCGGCGTTGACGGCGCTGCGCTTCGGACGCTATGCCGATGCGGCGGCTGCAGGATCGGACGAGCTCTCCGGCCAGTGGATCGCCGGCGCGGCCGCAATCCACCTCGGCCGTTTAGCCGATGCGAAAGCGGCCGAAGCGGCGACCCGCAAGCAATACGGCACGCCGACGCGCGGCTATATTCCGCAGCTCTTCTTTGCGCGGCTGGCCGAGGCCGAGGGGAACGATCGCGACGCGCGGGCGTGGCTGGATCGGGCTCGCGACAATCAGCGCGCCGACTTCTACGCGGAGATCATCCCGTTCGTGCCGGCCGGCGAGGCGCTGGGGGGATATCTATTGCGAACGCAGCGGTATCCCGAAGCGATTGCCGCGTTCGACGATTGCCTCGCGCGCTATCCCAACGATCCGCGCGCGCTGTTCGGTTTGGCGCAGGCGCTCGCCGCGCAAGGGAAGACCGCCGAGGCGGCGCAAGCGCGTTCGCGCTTTGACGCCGCCTGGGCGGGGGCCGATACGACGCTGTCGATCGGCGATCTTTAG
- a CDS encoding thioesterase family protein: MLEGYPLVSQFTVPFADIDMMQHVNNVAYIRWCEMMRSEYFAQVMNVPINGDRGIIQANIHFTYERQLRYREQIAIGIRIPRIGTKSWDFEYEIWSETENHRAAQGTTTVVAYDFVAQKTIAVPQEWRDAIAAYEAGPQRFFT; this comes from the coding sequence ATGCTCGAGGGATATCCGCTCGTCTCGCAGTTCACGGTGCCGTTTGCGGACATCGACATGATGCAGCACGTGAACAACGTCGCCTACATTCGCTGGTGCGAAATGATGCGGTCGGAGTATTTCGCGCAGGTGATGAACGTGCCGATCAACGGCGATCGCGGCATCATCCAGGCCAACATTCACTTCACGTACGAGCGCCAGCTGCGCTATCGTGAACAGATCGCGATCGGCATTCGGATTCCGCGGATCGGCACGAAATCTTGGGATTTCGAGTACGAAATCTGGAGCGAGACCGAAAATCACCGCGCGGCCCAGGGGACCACGACCGTCGTCGCCTACGACTTCGTCGCTCAGAAAACCATCGCCGTGCCGCAAGAGTGGCGCGACGCCATCGCGGCCTACGAGGCCGGGCCCCAGCGCTTCTTCACGTGA
- a CDS encoding alkaline phosphatase family protein: MRQSILALPVLAVLTACAGASNTVPSSTSKLSASDFAGVSVRKYIKHVVIIVQENRSFDNIFANFPGAESKSYGYMSTGTRVSLQPIPFEKKYIDHYYRDAVHDYDGGKMDGFDLQGGLTGVIGAYAYSYLDRPQVEPYWRMAKRYVLADHMFPTMMGPSFTAHLTLIAGTADLNPTLSEIDVPSNTPWGCDAPNGTKTATLSASGATEEGAPYAPCFQQFNTMAATLDAKGVSWKYYAPQIGQPGGSTWSSFDAIQSVRYSSDWTSNVVSPPTRILTDAARGQLPSVSWVIPDALWSDHPDQGTDYGPSWVASVVNAVGESKDWNSSAIIVVWDDWGGFYDDLPPPQLDFRGLGIRVPCLIISPYVTPHVEHTQYEFSSVLKFVEQVFGLPALGPQSAGYTDTRATSLAGSFDFGMSPRRFRKIKAKYPPSFFLQHAPSLLLPDDE; encoded by the coding sequence ATGCGGCAGTCGATCTTGGCGCTGCCGGTGCTAGCGGTTTTAACGGCCTGCGCCGGTGCGTCCAACACGGTCCCTTCCTCGACGTCGAAGCTTTCGGCGAGTGATTTCGCCGGTGTTTCAGTGCGCAAATACATCAAGCACGTCGTCATCATCGTTCAAGAGAACCGCAGTTTCGATAACATCTTCGCGAACTTCCCCGGTGCCGAATCGAAGAGCTACGGTTACATGAGCACGGGCACGCGCGTCTCACTGCAGCCGATTCCGTTCGAAAAGAAATACATCGATCATTACTATCGCGACGCCGTGCACGATTACGACGGCGGCAAGATGGACGGATTCGACTTGCAGGGCGGCTTGACGGGTGTTATCGGCGCTTATGCGTATTCATATCTCGACCGCCCGCAGGTCGAACCGTACTGGAGGATGGCAAAGCGCTACGTCCTGGCGGATCACATGTTTCCGACGATGATGGGCCCGAGCTTCACCGCGCACCTCACGCTCATCGCGGGAACCGCGGATCTCAATCCGACGCTTTCCGAAATAGACGTGCCCAGCAACACGCCGTGGGGCTGCGATGCTCCTAACGGAACCAAGACGGCGACCTTGAGCGCGAGCGGGGCAACCGAAGAAGGCGCTCCGTATGCGCCGTGCTTTCAGCAGTTCAACACGATGGCCGCGACGCTCGACGCCAAGGGCGTTTCGTGGAAGTACTACGCGCCGCAGATCGGTCAACCGGGTGGAAGCACGTGGTCGTCGTTCGACGCCATCCAGTCGGTGCGTTACAGCAGCGACTGGACATCGAACGTCGTTTCGCCGCCGACAAGGATCTTGACCGACGCCGCTCGAGGACAGCTTCCGAGCGTTTCGTGGGTGATCCCTGACGCGCTGTGGTCAGACCATCCCGATCAGGGCACCGATTACGGACCGTCCTGGGTGGCGTCGGTCGTGAACGCCGTGGGGGAATCGAAGGACTGGAACTCGTCGGCGATTATCGTCGTTTGGGACGACTGGGGAGGGTTCTACGACGATCTGCCGCCGCCGCAACTCGATTTTCGTGGGTTGGGGATCCGCGTTCCCTGCTTGATCATCTCGCCGTACGTGACACCGCACGTGGAGCACACGCAATACGAGTTCAGCAGCGTCTTGAAGTTCGTCGAGCAGGTCTTCGGGTTGCCGGCGCTGGGCCCGCAGTCGGCCGGCTACACCGACACGCGCGCGACAAGTTTGGCAGGCAGCTTCGATTTTGGTATGAGCCCGCGGAGATTCCGTAAAATCAAGGCTAAGTATCCCCCGTCGTTCTTCCTCCAGCACGCTCCCTCGTTGCTGCTGCCTGACGACGAGTAA
- a CDS encoding ABC transporter substrate-binding protein, whose amino-acid sequence MRFRLIVAGLLCAIFVAPLSLVAGAPAATLSVGSDVSGAPFEYFQGNSKQPLGFDIDLLNAMSAKMGRQPAVTNHQFDDLLKAVQRGQYEAAMSAISDNSAREKLVNFLDYFLAGGGLMVQQGNPLHVFGIDGLCGYSVTVESGTSYETDLEKQSDKCKAVGLGGVKVLTYKTDDDAFAAFASGKAPAYVADYPVGVWRARSAGAAKGYEVVGRQFDVVPYGIAVAKQNTALLTQLQQALVSVVADGTYDRLIKKWGLSQGAMRVAPVNAGKKFEQK is encoded by the coding sequence ATGCGCTTTCGCCTTATCGTCGCCGGGCTGTTGTGTGCCATTTTCGTCGCCCCATTGTCGCTCGTCGCCGGCGCGCCGGCCGCAACGTTGTCCGTGGGCTCGGACGTTTCGGGCGCGCCGTTTGAATATTTCCAAGGGAACTCGAAGCAGCCGCTCGGGTTCGACATCGACTTGCTCAACGCGATGTCCGCGAAGATGGGACGTCAACCGGCGGTGACCAACCATCAGTTCGACGATTTGCTCAAAGCCGTGCAGCGCGGACAGTACGAAGCGGCGATGTCGGCGATCTCCGATAACAGCGCGCGCGAAAAACTCGTCAACTTTCTCGACTATTTCCTGGCCGGCGGCGGTTTGATGGTTCAGCAGGGTAATCCGCTGCACGTCTTCGGCATCGACGGACTCTGCGGGTACAGCGTAACGGTCGAAAGCGGCACCTCGTACGAAACCGATCTCGAAAAGCAATCGGACAAATGCAAAGCCGTCGGACTCGGCGGCGTTAAAGTGCTGACGTATAAAACCGACGACGACGCGTTCGCCGCATTTGCCTCAGGGAAAGCGCCGGCGTACGTTGCGGATTATCCCGTCGGCGTTTGGCGCGCTCGCTCGGCCGGTGCCGCCAAAGGCTACGAGGTCGTCGGGCGGCAGTTCGACGTCGTTCCCTACGGCATCGCGGTCGCCAAGCAGAATACCGCGCTGCTGACGCAGCTCCAGCAGGCGCTAGTGTCCGTGGTGGCGGACGGAACCTACGATCGTCTGATCAAGAAATGGGGCCTCTCTCAAGGCGCGATGCGCGTGGCCCCGGTAAACGCCGGCAAGAAGTTCGAACAGAAATAA
- a CDS encoding dienelactone hydrolase family protein — protein sequence MGKMVDFTRPDGAKAPGYLAEPERADGAPGVVMFEEWWGLNDQIKETADRLAQHGFRVLVPDLYRGRVAESREEAGHLMGGLNFGDAATEDARGAARYLRDLGAKKIGITGFCMGGALAMLASMNDPEFDAAVVWYGYPPPEAGDPSKIGIPLQGHWAKHDEFFTIEGVDELERKLQAKGAPYEFYRYDAKHAFYNPGGIGNHHPEHAETAWRRSVGFFEKNLA from the coding sequence ATGGGTAAGATGGTCGACTTCACACGTCCCGATGGTGCGAAAGCACCCGGTTATCTCGCCGAGCCCGAACGTGCCGACGGCGCGCCCGGCGTCGTGATGTTCGAAGAGTGGTGGGGCCTCAACGATCAGATTAAAGAAACGGCCGACCGTTTAGCGCAACACGGTTTTCGCGTGCTCGTACCCGATCTGTATCGCGGTCGCGTCGCGGAAAGCCGCGAAGAGGCGGGCCATCTGATGGGCGGCCTGAACTTCGGCGATGCCGCGACCGAAGATGCGCGCGGCGCGGCGCGTTACCTACGCGATCTGGGCGCGAAAAAAATCGGCATTACCGGGTTTTGCATGGGCGGAGCGCTCGCCATGCTCGCCTCGATGAACGATCCGGAGTTCGACGCGGCAGTCGTGTGGTACGGGTATCCGCCGCCCGAAGCCGGCGACCCGTCGAAAATCGGCATCCCGCTGCAAGGGCACTGGGCCAAACACGACGAGTTCTTCACGATCGAAGGCGTCGACGAGCTCGAACGCAAGCTGCAGGCCAAAGGCGCGCCGTACGAGTTTTATCGCTACGACGCCAAGCACGCGTTTTACAATCCGGGCGGCATCGGCAACCATCACCCCGAGCACGCCGAAACGGCCTGGCGCCGCAGCGTCGGATTCTTTGAAAAGAACTTGGCGTAG
- a CDS encoding VC0807 family protein, translated as MQPDRQVATEERPAPEETPMRFLWESFRALLPTLAIDVGGTTIVYYALARFYPSTSIWPILGASLVPTVSNVVNLVRRKTVDIVGLLILLGMMGGLIPALFGGTQRLLLIRESFVSGLLGLVLLVSPFLMRRPIGYYVIREVLTANDALPEEHFEVLWRTAYFRHGIRVVTLAWGVVLLGELVLRAFMALTMNVGLVVSVSPVIYTTLMLLAGVATAIWLSGAISRALR; from the coding sequence GTGCAGCCAGATCGGCAAGTCGCGACCGAGGAACGCCCTGCCCCCGAGGAAACGCCCATGCGCTTCCTATGGGAGAGCTTTCGCGCACTGCTGCCGACCCTCGCGATCGACGTGGGCGGAACGACGATCGTGTACTACGCACTGGCGCGGTTCTACCCGAGCACCAGCATCTGGCCGATCCTGGGCGCATCGCTCGTCCCGACCGTTTCCAACGTCGTCAACTTAGTACGCCGCAAAACCGTCGACATCGTCGGATTGCTGATTTTGCTCGGCATGATGGGCGGCCTCATTCCGGCGCTGTTCGGTGGAACGCAACGGCTGCTGCTCATCCGGGAGTCGTTCGTGAGCGGCCTGTTGGGACTCGTGCTGCTCGTCTCGCCGTTTCTGATGCGGCGACCCATCGGCTATTACGTGATTCGCGAGGTCCTCACGGCAAACGACGCGCTTCCCGAAGAACATTTTGAGGTGCTTTGGCGCACCGCGTACTTTCGGCACGGCATAAGAGTCGTGACGCTCGCGTGGGGCGTGGTGCTGCTCGGCGAGCTCGTTCTGCGCGCCTTCATGGCGCTCACCATGAACGTGGGCCTGGTGGTCTCGGTCTCGCCGGTCATCTACACGACGCTCATGCTGCTGGCCGGCGTCGCGACCGCGATTTGGCTCAGCGGAGCGATTTCGCGCGCTCTGCGCTAA
- a CDS encoding 2-dehydropantoate 2-reductase: protein MRVAVVGAGAIGGFIAAALDRSGVDVAVVARGEHLTAIQRDGLVVDSDFGTLHAPVDAAADLRELGDFDALLLTFKAHQWSELLPQLEPFSQTDTTIVTLQNGLPFWYVRDEPLASVDPGGRIARLFPDEQVVAGVVHVSGHLASPGRIVQSGGTRYVLGPPNGGSNVRSARLVELFTAAGLSPEADANVRATVWLKLVNNAGLNAVSVLRRMTIAPMLADAGARADVRALMTEALHVGQALGVVADVDIDARIAYAARLADVKTSMLQDYERGRPLELEPILGAVLELATRLDVAVPHVRSAYDALLAGAR, encoded by the coding sequence ATGCGCGTAGCCGTCGTGGGCGCCGGAGCGATCGGCGGGTTCATCGCCGCGGCGCTCGACCGGTCGGGCGTTGACGTAGCGGTGGTCGCGCGCGGCGAGCATCTGACTGCGATCCAGCGCGACGGCCTTGTCGTCGACAGCGATTTCGGTACGCTCCACGCGCCCGTCGATGCGGCGGCCGATCTGCGCGAACTCGGCGACTTCGACGCGCTGCTGCTCACGTTCAAAGCGCATCAATGGTCCGAACTGCTCCCGCAGCTCGAACCGTTTTCCCAAACCGATACGACGATCGTCACCTTACAGAACGGATTGCCGTTTTGGTACGTCCGCGACGAACCGCTAGCCAGCGTCGATCCAGGCGGGCGCATCGCGCGTCTCTTTCCCGACGAGCAAGTAGTCGCCGGCGTCGTCCACGTTTCGGGACACCTCGCGTCACCCGGAAGGATCGTGCAAAGCGGCGGGACTCGATACGTGCTCGGGCCGCCCAACGGCGGCAGCAACGTGCGCAGCGCGAGGCTCGTGGAGCTGTTTACCGCCGCGGGACTTTCGCCCGAAGCCGACGCGAACGTTCGCGCCACCGTATGGCTCAAGCTGGTCAATAACGCCGGGCTCAATGCCGTCAGCGTGTTGCGGCGCATGACGATCGCTCCGATGCTCGCCGACGCCGGCGCGCGCGCAGACGTGCGCGCGCTCATGACCGAAGCACTGCACGTCGGGCAAGCGCTGGGCGTGGTCGCCGACGTCGACATCGACGCGCGCATCGCTTACGCCGCGCGGCTCGCCGACGTGAAGACCTCCATGCTGCAAGACTACGAACGCGGCCGTCCGCTCGAGCTCGAGCCGATTTTGGGCGCGGTGCTCGAGCTGGCCACACGCTTGGACGTCGCCGTCCCGCACGTCCGCAGCGCCTACGACGCGCTGCTGGCCGGCGCTCGATGA
- a CDS encoding GNAT family N-acetyltransferase, translated as MMDGVVIRPAGLAEIGVAAELRAMMAREMDGDWDAEHPGWRDGFVQFFHDKQAGGDAQLFYADRDGETVGMAAFSVLDEYRAKAFGTPRGWVNSVYVVPSLRRRGIAKELMLAGLEWMRRRGCVMARLRTSSQGQPLYEMLGFVTGREMELDL; from the coding sequence ATGATGGACGGCGTCGTCATTCGTCCGGCGGGGCTGGCCGAGATCGGCGTTGCGGCCGAGCTGCGCGCCATGATGGCGCGCGAGATGGACGGCGATTGGGATGCCGAGCATCCCGGATGGCGCGACGGTTTCGTGCAGTTTTTTCACGATAAGCAGGCCGGCGGCGACGCACAGCTCTTTTACGCCGATCGCGACGGCGAGACCGTCGGCATGGCGGCGTTTTCGGTGCTCGACGAATATCGCGCGAAAGCGTTCGGCACGCCGCGCGGCTGGGTGAACTCGGTGTACGTCGTTCCGTCGTTGCGCCGCCGCGGCATCGCCAAGGAACTCATGCTCGCGGGCCTCGAGTGGATGCGCCGGCGCGGCTGCGTGATGGCTCGTTTGCGTACGAGCAGCCAAGGACAGCCGCTCTACGAGATGCTGGGTTTCGTTACGGGCAGAGAGATGGAACTCGATCTGTGA
- the recG gene encoding ATP-dependent DNA helicase RecG produces the protein MSDIGRLSGVGAKTAPLFRDLGIGTAQALLEYLPFRYDDLRFPTPAALLGQNGGEENAVGTVTGVKERRVRGMEIVEVRLVDDAGTPFGAKWIGRNRYVYGRFHEGMRLFVRGRVDRSFAGASVNVTQYAQLGPGESYRGEMIPVYRASKELATRKIAAVVKKNLPQLLELAPDDPLPSAIARRRKYPNLRDAYRSVHAPKDPDEAQRARERFIFAEFLTLAAAAQLRRADRERDHRARALRVPANLLDEFQSGLPFPLTGAQRRAIAEIWDDMTRDVPMNRLLQGDVGSGKTLVAAAAVLLAARNGMQSALMAPTEILAAQHASKLAPLLLPFGIALEAVFGSQSARSRTAAVEKLASGQASVAVGTHALLTEGVDFDRLGLAIIDEQHRFGVEQRARLRAKGTSPHTLHMTATPIPRTLAQSVYADLDLSIIDELPPGRTPIETFAVRESRLARVYDFVSRNVELGHQAYIVAPAIEEGETELTSAVTEFERLRSDVFPALRLGLLHGRLSSREKDDVMQRFVRGELDVLVSTTVIEVGVDVPNASVMVVRDAQHYGLAQLHQLRGRVGRGAAKSYCLLVYPDSAEETERLEILTRSTDGFAIAEDDLRIRGPGEFAGTAQSGGNELRFGDLVRDIDVYRAARGEAETIVSRDPELTHPEHAGLRALLERQPSTRALLVSS, from the coding sequence GTGAGCGATATCGGCCGGCTCTCGGGCGTCGGCGCGAAGACGGCGCCGCTGTTTCGCGATCTCGGCATCGGTACGGCGCAGGCGCTGCTCGAGTATTTGCCGTTCCGATACGACGATCTGCGCTTTCCGACGCCGGCGGCGCTGCTCGGCCAAAACGGCGGCGAAGAAAACGCGGTCGGAACCGTCACGGGCGTGAAAGAGCGCCGCGTGCGCGGTATGGAAATCGTCGAAGTTCGCCTGGTCGACGATGCCGGAACGCCGTTCGGGGCGAAGTGGATCGGACGCAACCGCTACGTGTACGGACGCTTTCACGAAGGGATGCGCCTGTTCGTGCGCGGGCGCGTGGATCGGTCGTTTGCGGGTGCGTCGGTCAACGTCACGCAGTACGCGCAGCTCGGTCCGGGCGAAAGCTATCGCGGCGAGATGATTCCGGTTTATCGCGCGAGCAAGGAACTCGCGACGCGTAAAATCGCGGCCGTGGTGAAGAAGAACCTTCCGCAGCTGCTCGAGCTGGCGCCGGACGACCCGCTGCCTTCGGCCATCGCGCGGCGGCGGAAATATCCCAACCTGCGCGACGCCTACCGGAGCGTGCACGCGCCGAAGGACCCCGACGAAGCGCAGCGCGCGCGCGAGCGTTTCATTTTTGCCGAGTTTCTTACGCTCGCGGCGGCGGCGCAGCTGCGTCGTGCCGATCGCGAGCGCGATCACCGCGCCCGCGCGCTGCGCGTTCCGGCCAATCTCCTCGACGAGTTTCAGAGCGGACTTCCGTTTCCGCTAACGGGCGCGCAGCGCCGGGCGATTGCCGAGATCTGGGACGACATGACGCGCGACGTGCCGATGAACCGGCTGCTCCAAGGTGACGTCGGAAGCGGCAAGACGCTCGTCGCGGCCGCCGCGGTGCTGCTCGCCGCGCGCAACGGCATGCAATCGGCGCTGATGGCGCCCACCGAGATTCTCGCAGCGCAGCACGCGTCGAAACTCGCGCCGCTGCTGCTGCCGTTCGGGATTGCGCTCGAAGCCGTGTTCGGCAGTCAGAGCGCACGCTCGCGCACGGCCGCCGTCGAGAAACTCGCCAGCGGCCAGGCGTCGGTGGCGGTGGGAACGCACGCGTTATTAACCGAGGGCGTCGATTTCGATCGTCTCGGTTTGGCGATCATCGACGAGCAGCATCGTTTCGGCGTCGAGCAGCGCGCGCGGCTGCGCGCCAAGGGAACGTCGCCGCACACGCTGCACATGACCGCCACGCCGATTCCGCGGACGCTGGCGCAGTCGGTCTACGCCGACCTCGATCTGTCGATCATCGACGAACTGCCGCCGGGGCGCACGCCGATCGAGACGTTTGCCGTGCGCGAAAGCCGCCTCGCTCGCGTCTACGACTTCGTTTCGCGCAACGTCGAGCTGGGCCATCAGGCGTACATCGTCGCTCCCGCGATCGAGGAAGGCGAGACCGAGCTGACCAGCGCCGTCACCGAGTTCGAACGGCTGCGCAGCGACGTCTTTCCGGCGTTGCGCTTGGGGCTGCTGCACGGCCGGCTATCGAGCCGCGAAAAGGACGACGTCATGCAGCGCTTCGTACGCGGCGAGCTCGACGTTCTCGTCTCGACGACGGTCATCGAGGTCGGCGTCGACGTCCCCAACGCGAGCGTCATGGTCGTGCGTGACGCGCAGCATTACGGCTTGGCGCAGCTGCACCAGTTGCGCGGACGCGTCGGACGCGGTGCCGCGAAGTCGTATTGCCTTCTGGTGTATCCGGATTCCGCCGAAGAGACGGAGAGGCTAGAAATTCTCACGCGCTCGACCGACGGTTTTGCGATCGCCGAAGACGATCTACGGATTCGGGGTCCCGGCGAGTTCGCGGGCACGGCGCAATCCGGCGGTAACGAGCTGCGGTTCGGCGATTTGGTGCGCGACATCGACGTCTACCGCGCCGCGAGAGGAGAAGCTGAAACGATCGTGAGCCGCGATCCGGAACTCACGCACCCCGAACACGCCGGACTACGGGCGCTGCTCGAACGTCAGCCGAGCACGCGGGCTTTGCTGGTATCGTCCTAG